The sequence GCGACGTACTGCCCGTCGACGCGTTCGACGAGGCCGCGCTCCGACAGGGTGTCGAGGACGGGCAACAGCGTGATCTGCTGGATGTCGAGCGAGGCCTGCAGTTCGTCGACGGTCGCGCCGTCGGAGACGGAGAGAAAGAGGTAGACGAGCTTGGATTCGGCGGCGGCGATCTGCTCGGGGATGTCGAACCGTTCGGTGGACTGGGAGATCATCCGTGAGTTCATGGACATCCTAACTGTTGGCGAACTAAGTAATAAACGCTTCCAACATATGCACTAGAGTATGGAAATCGTGCATATGTGATTATACACCTCTAGTTCCGCTCAGAGATCGATGCCGCCGTCGACGTCGATCTCATACGGATTGCTGTGACTGTTTACCCCGACGACTGTCCGACTGCGGGCGGTCGATGTGGAACTGACGTACAGCACTCCGTCTCAGTCGGTGCGTTCGCGGGCGGCCTCGATCCAGCGCCGGATCCGCCCCTCGTCGATACCGGTATCGACGGAGAGTTCCGCGGGTTCGGCGTCTGCGAGATCCTCGACCGAGACGACACCCGCTGTATGCAGGTGTTCGGCGTACGCGGGGCCGATGCCGTCGAGTTCCTGCAGGTCCGTCTTCGTGGCGTCTTCGGGCGTCGTCTCGACGTCTTCGGCGACGGCGGCGTCCGGCCGCGCCGTCTCCGTTTCGGTCTCGACGGGCTCCGAGCCGGGTTCCGCTTCCGAGCGTTCGGCGAACCACTCGGCCACCGCGGGCCAGAGGTTCTCGTGGCTCGAACTCGACACCGAGAGCCCGATGTGTCCCGTCGAGTACTCCATGATCTCGGTGTCGTCGCTGGCGACCTTCTCGTTGAAGGGCTTGCTCGCCTCGGGCGGAATGAGGTGGTCGTACTCGCCGACGACCTGCACGACGGGCATCGTGATCTCGTCGAGGGCGACCCGCTCCCCGTTCAGTTCGAGTTCGTTGCGATAGAGCTTGTTCTCCTGGTAGATGTCCTGGATGAACTCCCGGAAGACGGCGCCCGCGACGTCGATGGGGTCGTTGAGCCACCGTTCCATCCGGGCGAAGTTCTCGACGAACTCCTCGTCGTCGATGTTGTCGTAGAGGTTGCCGTACTTGGTGACGTAGTTGTGGACGGGATCCAT comes from Haloplanus sp. XH21 and encodes:
- the phaC gene encoding class III poly(R)-hydroxyalkanoic acid synthase subunit PhaC, whose amino-acid sequence is MNPFTFPLDAQRDLWKRSADEAETVGAIPDGLERMTEVEVGETPSEVVYRENKLELHHYEPMVPEEERHDVPILFVYALINRPYILDLQPDRSVVRRMLEAGFDVYLIDWGEPSELDTSLALNDYVNRYIDNCVDEVRERSGQDAINLLGYCMGGTMSVMYAALHPEKVRNLGLMAAGLCFDDTGGILEMWGDEEFFNPERIVDTFGNVPAEFLDVGFALMDPVHNYVTKYGNLYDNIDDEEFVENFARMERWLNDPIDVAGAVFREFIQDIYQENKLYRNELELNGERVALDEITMPVVQVVGEYDHLIPPEASKPFNEKVASDDTEIMEYSTGHIGLSVSSSSHENLWPAVAEWFAERSEAEPGSEPVETETETARPDAAVAEDVETTPEDATKTDLQELDGIGPAYAEHLHTAGVVSVEDLADAEPAELSVDTGIDEGRIRRWIEAARERTD